The following are encoded together in the Populus trichocarpa isolate Nisqually-1 chromosome 5, P.trichocarpa_v4.1, whole genome shotgun sequence genome:
- the LOC18099630 gene encoding uncharacterized protein LOC18099630 produces the protein MGKKRKSIATSLDEVDRTMYASFCSAANSLSQLYTQSMNHQKLSFQAGERQGLEKLYQWIWRQQEGGSRVATVDIINYIQNELDYCGEEPSMSPRTPHQHQTSQPIPFTNSTFLVSSGSSGLTATAQGTRSEHCDQQPKNTVFSNALSSPIRRSLQNYHITQGGYCPQGGSPSGNGTRNNEPNFLQHHNRDPNPPSSNDSSMDI, from the exons ATGGGAAAGAAGAGGAAATCCATAGCAACAAGCCTGGACGAGGTGGATCGGACCATGTACGCGTCGTTTTGCAGTGCTGCGAACTCTTTGTCCCAGCTTTATACACAGTCTATGAACCACCAAAAACTCTCCTTCCAAGCCGGTGAACGTCAAGGCCTT GAAAAACTTTATCAATGGATTTGGAGACAACAAGAGGGAGGTTCTCGAGTGGCAACGGTTGATATAATCAATTACATACAG AATGAACTGGACTATTGTGGAGAAGAACCATCAATGTCCCCTAGAACGCCACATCAACATCAGACTTCCCAACCTATTCCATTCACAAATTCCACCTTTCTGGTTTCTTCAGGTTCATCTGGCCTAACCGCTACTGCTCAGGGCACTCGTTCTGAACACTGTGATCAACAACCCAAGAATACAGTTTTCTCAAATGCTTTGTCGAGCCCCATTCGCCGGAGTCTCCAGAACTATCACATTACTCAGGGAGGCTACTGTCCACAAGGTGGCTCACCCTCAGGAAATGGAACCCGCAACAATGAGCCCAACTTTCTTCAACACCATAACAGGGATCCCAATCCTCCCAGTTCCAATGATTCCTCTATGGACATCTAA